One region of Balaenoptera ricei isolate mBalRic1 chromosome 5, mBalRic1.hap2, whole genome shotgun sequence genomic DNA includes:
- the RPL34 gene encoding large ribosomal subunit protein eL34: protein MVQRLTYRRRLSYNTASNKTRLSRTPGNRIVYLYTKKVGKAPKSACGVCPGRLRGVRAVRPKVLMRLSKTKKHVSRAYGGSMCAKCVRDRIKRAFLIEEQKIVVKVLKAQAQSQKAK from the exons ATGGTTCAGCGTTTGACATACCGTCGTAGGCTGTCCTACAATACAGCCTCTAACAAAACCAGGCT GTCCCGAACCCCTGGTAATAGAATTGTTTACCTTTATACCAAGAAAGTTGGGAAAGCACCAAAATCTGCATGTGGCGTGTGCCCAGGCCGACTTCGAGGA GTTCGTGCTGTGAGACCTAAAGTTCTTATGAGGTTGTCTAAAACGAAAAAACATGTTAGCCGGGCCTATGGTGGTTCCATGTGTGCTAAATGTGTCCGTGACAG gaTCAAGCGCGCTTTCCTCATTGAGGAGCAGAAAATCGTTGTGAAAGTGTTGAAAGCACAAGCGCAGAGTCAGAAAgctaaataa